The following nucleotide sequence is from Capricornis sumatraensis isolate serow.1 chromosome 5, serow.2, whole genome shotgun sequence.
AACCTCAGAGGCCCTATATCACCTGACTTAACTCTGGGAGGTCCATTTCTCatcttatagatgagaaaataggttcagtaaaattaaaatatttacacaaaGTTACAGAGCTAATCAGGAACAGTGCCCAgatatatttctctaaagaaatgtCTCTAAAATCCATGCTTTCTAAATTATACCATGTTTGCCACCAAATAGTTTATTGGAAATAGTTGAGTATCATTTACATACATAGGCTTGAAAAAACATGCATTTTGTTACTATCACTGGTGGGAATAAAATTTTTTGAGGTATCAATGATAAAAATAAGGCTTAACACAGGCAATTATACCCATTatcttgggtgtgtgtgtgtgtgtgtgtgtgtgtgtgtgtgtgtgtgtgtgtgtgtgtatcatatgtATccataatggagtataatctgaaaaaaaataatattgaatcattattctGTGATCATGAAACTtcatactgtaaatcaactatatttcaataaaaaatacttCCAAGGTTAAGCATCATTTGTTATTTAATTCAAAATCTATATCTAGAAAACAAATGCCTCTGGAAAACAACTGAAAGTAATTACAGTCATATAATTGGTTCCTTCTCTTTCAATTTATGCAGACCTAGACTGCAAATGTTTTCAAGATACAGATTCATGTCATTTCTGAAATTAATGCTTCTAGAAACTTTTGGCTCTTTATTTATATTAGTAGAAACACCAGCaaattacaaacaaacaaaaaccatttCTTTAAACTACATTCATTaagcaaaaatatttctttatttagacTTACATTTAGTTTTTTATCCGTATATTTACAGGAATTTACAAACAGTGACTTATTAGCCGTTCCAGAAAGGTAAATGGACGAAAAAAGtataagaggaagaaaaacagatatGATACTAAAGGTATACTTCTTCACCTGAAATACTAAATTATCTACTTAATTGTTATATTAGTCTGTttgttgctgtaacaaatcatcacaaactcagtggcttaaaacaacacaggtTTCTTATCTTCCGGTTCTGCAGGTCTGAAGCTTGACaaggtctcactgggctaaactCAAAGTCCTGACACGGCTGCCTCCCttcctgagccactaggggagaACGCCTCCTTGCCTTGTCCATTGTCTAGAGGCCACGTGCACTCCTTGGCTCATGTCCCCTTCCTGCTTTAACGCCAGTAAAAGTGGGTCAAGTCCTTCTTCTACCACATCACTCTGACCTCTCCTTTTACCTCCCTCTTCACTTTTAAagacccttatgattatactcgGTCCaaccagataatccaggataacctccccaacccaggaccTCAAATTAAGGTTCTTAaatcatatctgcaaagtccTTTTGTAATATAACAAAACATATCCACAGGTTCTGGGAATTAAGACATTGAAATATTTAGGTTAACTATTATTCTGCCTGTCACAGTTGTCCTTATCTTCAAAGAAATCAGGATATAGCCACAGTAAATTCAGCCTAAACTGCAGGAGCCATGAGGCATACTAATGATTTAAATGGAGTATATAGAATTTGGATGAAGAATTCCTCCTCTGTGTTATCTTATTTCTACTGACACTGTATTTTGAAGATGAACTATAATTAGATATAGAGAATAACAGGAGAAATAGGTTGCTATTCAAAACCATGATAAGAAATAGATCTAAATCAATCTCTCAATTTTTAAACAGGAACAGAAGCCAAAAAAgcttattttgcattttctttctacACATTGTTCTGCCATAGCACTCAGCAATGACCATTAATACAATAGCCACAGCCTATATCATAATTGGATGTTGTACTATTAATAATTCAAACTACAGAAGAGGTAGCTGAGAAGACTACATACTTGGATATACTGACAGTGAGTTTTTATgaacctttaaaataaaatatccaaaagcacattacatatgtatatgtggtTAAGAATACAAATCTCTCTTTTTTGAAAGGTCCAAAtccaaaatgaaataatatcacTACATTAGAAAACTGACTTTTGCTTAATTCTCCAGAACAATGTTCTGCTCAATATATAACTTTTTCAATTTAGCATTATATCTTTTTTGACTCCAAGACAGAAGGCTGATGTTTGATGTACTCAAGTCATAGCCAACATTTACCAATTCTTTGATTCGACTTTTTAAAGTACCTATGCTTGAATCCAAAATCCGAGGATGTTCAATTATTTGTGAAATGTTAACTTTTTCCTCTATGAGGCAATCTATTTTATCATTAAACTTTTTCTCTCCCAAGAAGATCACATCTGGATAGCTTAAAACAAatttctgtatctcttttgcagTACACCCAAGAGAAAAcagtttttctttgatatttctgTAGCTTCTTCTCATACAGTCACTGGAAAGGTCTAGGATTTTAGCTCCTGGACCACATATCAGACTAAGCAGTTCATCATTGGTCAAGCAGAACGTGGACTGTAAAAATTCAATATTAGCTTTTATCCGTTTGGTGCTCTGAATTAAGATgaaagggtttttaaaaattatcttcctgATAAAATCTGTGGGACCATTGTGACCCAACGACAAACAGACTTCTTGCAAAAATTCAACCATCTGTTTATTCAGATTAAGACTATTGGAGAAGGTACGTGGGGCATTGGTTAACAATCGACAAAGGCATTTATTGGTCAATCCAACTGAGTAGAGGAACTTTATGTTATTCTCTAAGTTTAGGTTGTCACTGGACCGAAAAAAAGATTCAGGAGAACGTTccaaaatatttacaatttcaAGGTCTGATGTCACAATTCTTCTCCACAGATCCCATCGATGTGAAAGACTTTCAGACGTACGAGTCATGGCTCGTGGGTACCTTGATATGATGCTAGCAATCACTTCTTTGCTGGCTCCTTTAGACAGAAGGAATGTCTGCAGGTCCTGCTCATTAGTATCTGTCCTATTAAAAACTCCAGGCTGTCGCTTCCTTGCCATGTCAACATCTACTCCCATGGTAAGTAAGTTATTCAGCAGTTCTTCATTTTCCAAAGGCTCACTGTCTGCATGATCACATTTCTTACTGAAAAGCCTAAATGAATCTGATTTAAAGAGGATTTCTGTTGAAAATCGGATCATCCAACATCTTGAACCAAAGAGAGAGTTACTTCTCACATACAAGAGGTTTCTTGGCGCCATAATGGTCAGGTAGCCCAAACCTTTTGGAATGCTGTATGAAACAACATATACagtattaaacaaacaaacatgttaAACAGCTAACAGATTATATCATGATCCTGTATTGTGGTCATTCCTGTAAGAAAATACTAGAGATCCAGCTCTCCTGGTTCTGTGATAACAATCTCACTACCACACTCCCACTCCCTGGGTCACCACTTCCGATTATCTATGGGCCAGGGGCCACTTCTATTCTTACCATAAATAAAAGCAGCACACAGCAACAACACTGTCCCAGAATTATTCTTGCCTTTACTTGCTGTTTGGTCCTGCCTGCGTTAGCTACCCAAAACCAATTGCCCCTTTCCATCTCTGCTTTATCTAACTGCTTTCCAAAGCTTTGACTTATTTTTACTAACTGACACTTTCAATTCTGCCTTGTCTTCTTACTTACCAGGTTTTTGGCCTTGCACCTGCCCACAGATACCAGCCTTCTTTGCCTCTTGTTCTCACTTTTTGGTTACCAAACTCTAAATCTAGCCCTGAAAACCAACACTTCATACTATGTTATTTCCACCCTAAACACCTTTCTCTAGGTTCACGGTATTCTTTAAACCCATCCTTAATTCTTATTTTACATGGATCTCTGGTCAACAGCCCTGATCCCAATCTCCATGTCACTCAATTTACCCGAATGCTCCCTTGGTTGCTGGGTTCACCCAACAACTCCAAACCAATTTTCACTTCATTATGACCCAGTTGGGATATTTCATACAGAGTGTCCACACATGTGGAATTATACAGAAAAATGAGATGTACACACTTAAAAACTTACTTTTGCCATTCTCCTTCTTACCACCATTTTACAAAAGACTAACTCAGGGCTCTGTGCATCTGTTTCAGAATACACATAACTTTGATCAAAAGATTAAAACCTTGACAACTCATTTTCCTGAGCATTTAGAAATGGGGCATAAAATGTATGAACTTATACACGACAATAATCATAGGTCCCTACTAAAACAAATATCTCTGtttataggaaatattttaacagaaaagTTCCTGTCTTGCTATCCAAATTGTCAGATGATTTATGCTCCTAAATTGGTTATGGTCGTAACACTTTTTTGTAAAGTGTTGTACATAATACTTTACCAGTACTTTCTCCTTTTTAGACTACATAGCTGTGACAAACTGCTCTTAATTTCTAATTACTTACAATGGGCTCTTCTTACGTAAAAGAgggtttttcttcttcctctctgctAACTAAGCATAAAACAAAGAATAGAGATAGATGGCTCCAACTCACTGCTACTATCTCTGGGCTTGAGCTGCTGCTTTCAAGATCCATATAAGAAAAGCTCCTCTGGGCCTGTCCTTTTAAATACTCCAATTTAACAAGAACTTGGATTATGCCTACTGGCGGCGAACATTCTTATAACTCAGATAATCCATTAATCCTCAAAGAATTAGGAAAAGATTCCAAAACTACAGATTCAGGTAACGTTCGAACAAAATGCAGGTCACTCACAAAGTAAACAGGAAACAGCAAAGCGTGTCTTAGATTGCCCTACACCCTGAGTTCATTATTCTTCATGTCTTCATAATAACATATACTCCGTTACTACATAATCTTCCAAAAATACATGAAgacagaaacttaaaaataagacCCTCCTAATTAAAGAATGAGGCTTTACCTTGCCCAGCTCAAAAACCTGTTCTGTTCCAGATGCTCAGGGTGACCTCTACTGGATAAAGGGACCGAACTCTGACAGCTCTAGATAAAACCAGGGCTTTCCAAAGAGTGGGTATGAGATGATCCAATGGGATGCAGGAAGAAAATAGTAAAGCTCCAATTTATATTTGTCTTggccttttaaaatttctactttttaCAGGTTTCATaattatacaatatattaataatagtacCATAAGACATGTATATAACTAGTCAGTAAATATACATACATTGGAGGTATATTTATagacctttttaaaattaagatcgTATATGATCAAAAATGTCTAAGACTACTGCTTTAGATCACACTCTACTCTCGAGAAACAGAGCTGAATGAGTCACAGTTAAGTTCAAAAGAAATTCTACTGATGACAAATTGCAAGTAAAAATATATGCCAAATATCTTCACAAAAGAGTAAGAAATTAAGACTTCTGGATGTGTTATAGGTGGACTTGCTTTGTGTATAATTCATTCTCCATGGACATACCTTTCACACAAATAAACAAGTCCAGAACCAACCTGAACATCTTTCCCAGCCACAAACGAGCCCTCCTCTAATTATTGAAATCACCATCCCAATAATtactcaaaataaaaaatgtgaaagcaagctttgctttttttttctcatcctcGAACccacagtcattcattcatgtagACCCTGCTTCTTCAGCATCTCTGAAATCCAATCTCTCTACTCTTAGCAAATTCTCTCACTCAGACTACCAGTCACTTAACTCGTTTCTCTAACATCAGTCACTCAaaagtccccccacccccacagaacACTTATGAAACAAAGACGTGGTCACGTCCCTCACTCCCTGATTAAGACACCTCTGTAGCTCTCCCCTGGAAGGTAAAATCTTCAGACTGACCTTTCTAGCTATCTCTTCTATTCTGCAATCTCACAATGAAACACCATTGCCTATTAAGTCTCTGGTCCTAGACATCCTTGACCATTCTTGTCTTCCTGCCTTTTTAAACTCACTCTGTCTTTCAGAAAGGCCCATCCTCCTACACCTATCCATAGTACAAGATTCTATTCAAACAGTATTTTCCCACAATTCTTTAACTTAACAAATACTTCAAGGTGAAGTGAATCATTTGTTTTATAGTAATTCATTACTAAGGAGCCTAAAACTAAGTATTCTATCTAAATAGAAAAAAACTGAACTGGCCACAAAAATTTGGTTTTGAttacaatattataaatgaaaaaattggaccccccccccccaatatcAACAGTATGAGCAGGATCAGCTAAACCTAAAAACGATGGTAACTAACATCAACAACTGGTAAACATAGGAATAAATAAGAATTCTAAATATCACTCTT
It contains:
- the MTERF1 gene encoding transcription termination factor 1, mitochondrial, translating into MSIPKGLGYLTIMAPRNLLYVRSNSLFGSRCWMIRFSTEILFKSDSFRLFSKKCDHADSEPLENEELLNNLLTMGVDVDMARKRQPGVFNRTDTNEQDLQTFLLSKGASKEVIASIISRYPRAMTRTSESLSHRWDLWRRIVTSDLEIVNILERSPESFFRSSDNLNLENNIKFLYSVGLTNKCLCRLLTNAPRTFSNSLNLNKQMVEFLQEVCLSLGHNGPTDFIRKIIFKNPFILIQSTKRIKANIEFLQSTFCLTNDELLSLICGPGAKILDLSSDCMRRSYRNIKEKLFSLGCTAKEIQKFVLSYPDVIFLGEKKFNDKIDCLIEEKVNISQIIEHPRILDSSIGTLKSRIKELVNVGYDLSTSNISLLSWSQKRYNAKLKKLYIEQNIVLEN